Genomic window (Chryseobacterium bernardetii):
ATTGATAAATTATAAAATATTATGAATTTTAATACCAAAGTAATTCACGGAGGGCAGCATCATGAGTCTGCAACGGGATCTGTAAATGTTCCTGTATTTTTAACCTCTACGTTTGCACAAAAAAGCCCTGGAGTACACTCCGGATATGAATATTCAAGAGCTGCTAACCCTACAAGACAGGCGCTGGAAGATTCTTTAGCAAGCATTGAAAACGGAGCGAGAGGATTGGCTTTCGGTTCTGGTCTTGCAGCCATCGACTGTGTTTTGAAGTTATTAAACCCTGGTGATGAAGTAATTGCAGTAGATGATCTTTATGGTGGTACTTACAGAATGTTCACCAGACTTTTTGAAAAATATCAGCTGAAGTTCACGTTCGTTAATTTTGACGATGTTTCTAAAATTGCAGATGTAATTACAGATAAAACCAAACTGATCTGGGTAGAAACTCCAACGAACCCGCTGATGAAGTTAGTAGACATCAAAGCGGTAGTAGAAGTTGCTAAAGGAAAAGATATATTAGTAGCTGTAGACAATACTTTTGCAACTCCATATATCCAAAGACCAATTGATCTGGGAGCTGATATCGTAATGCATTCAGCAACAAAATATTTAGGCGGGCACTCAGACGTTATTGCAGGTGCACTTATTGCTAAAGATGCAGAATTAGGTGAAAAACTTCATTTTATTCAGTTTGCAAGCGGTGGTATCTTAGGTCCTCACGATTCTTACCTTGTATTAAGAGGGATTAAAACGTTGGCATTAAGAATACAGAGACACTCGGATAATGGACTTGCTGTTGCAAAATATCTTGAAACTCATCCTGCAGTAGATAAAGTTATTTATCCCGGATTAGAATCTCACCCTCAATATGAGCTGGCAAAATCTCAGATGAAGGAATCCGGAGGAATGGTTTCATTCACTTTCAAATCCGGAAAGAAAGAAGATGCCATCAAGTTCCTTGAAAAAGTAAGAGTATTTACTTTGGCTGAATCTTTAGGTGGTGTGGAATCTTTAGCGAACCACCCTGCTTTAATGACCCATGCTTCTATCCCGGCTGAAAAACGTGCTGAATTGGGAATTACTGATGATCTTGTACGTTTAAGCGTTGGTATTGAAGATGCAGATGATCTTATTGCAGATCTGGAAAAAGCATTTTCTTAAGACATTAAAATAAATAAAATGAGAAGGATTCAATATCTTTCTCATTTTTATTATCACCACCAGACACCTATGAAAAATACGAGAAAAGCAGTCATTGAAGATTTATCCCAACTGGCTGAGCTGTTTGATCAGTACAGAATATTCTATCACAAAACGTCCGATATTCCTGCTGCTACAGATTTTCTTCAGGAAAGAATTGAAAATAAAGATTCCGAAATTTTTGTTACAGAAGAAAACGGAATTCTGACTGGTTTTGTACAATTATACCCAATATTTTCATCTACCAGAATGCAGCGTTACTGGCTGCTGAATGATTTGTACGTTAATGCCAATCATAGAGGTAAAGGCTATTCCAAAGAACTTATTGAAAAAGCAAAAGAACTCTGCCAATCATCAAATGCCTGCGGCATCCTACTTGAAACAGGAAAAAGTAATGATGTAGGTAATCAATTGTATCCTTCCTGCGGTTTTAAACTTTATGACTCTGTGAATTTTTATGAATGGAGCAATTCATAAGTAACAATCAACCAATAATGAATAATACAATATCATAACCTAATATTTTCGTACTTAAATACGACCCGAAATCTCGTTAACACGAATATTTTAACTTATAACCCCAAAACACTATGACAGATTTTCAAAAATACATTCAAAGATACTTAGACAAGATCCCATCCGGAGATTGGTTAGCTGAACTAAAAATATCAGAAGAAAAAACAATAGGAATATATTCTAACCTAACAGAAGAGCAATCAAAATTCGCTTATGCTGAAGGCAAATGGACATTGAAAGAATTACTTCTACATTTATCCGACACAGAAAGAGTTTTCCAATACAGAATATTAGCGTTGGCCAGAGGTGATAAAAACAACCTTCCCGGATTTGACGAAAATGAATATGCAGCACGGTCTTTTGCGAATGAAAGATCACTGGAATCTTTGCTGGAAGAATACAAACTGGTAAGAAAGTCTTCACAGATTTTATTGGAAACAATGAATCCTATTGCTTTACAAAATATCGGTACTGCCAATGGCAATGAAATTTCGGCAGAAACCATAGGAAAATTAATTATCGGGCATAATTACCACCATCTGAATATTATTGAAGAAAGATATTTATCTAAATTGGGATGGATGTAATGAAATAGTAAGTTTTGGCTAAAGCCAATGGAATTATTGTTTATTGTTGAATGGGCTAAAGCCCATTCCTATTGAATTTGATAGATAACATAAAATGATTTTTAAATAATACAATCAGGTTTAGTTTTCATTGACGACCAAAAATACATTTATATAATTCATATATAATACATCAATAGGGACGGGCTTTAGCCTGTCTTTTAAATTTTATACCAATCCATTGGCTTTAGCCAAAACTTAATTAAAAAACATTATTTTTGATAAAAAACAACACAAATGTCATTTATCAAAATTTACGTTCACCTTGTTTTCTCAACAAGAAACAGAACTCCTTATCTTAATACATTTGATCTAAGAATAAAGATTTGGAAACACATCAAAGAATACGCTTCAGAAAAAGGAATATTCTTAGACATGATTAATGGATATTCAGACCATTGTCATTGTTTGATTTCCTTAGGTTCCAATCAAAATATAGAAAAAGTTGTACAATTATTGAAGGGAGAATCTTCATATTGGATCAATAAACATCATCTTACGAAAGATAAATTCTCATGGCAAGATGAATACTTTGCGGTCTCTGTTTCCGAAACAAAATTAGATGCGGTAAGGAATTATATTAAAAATCAGGAAAAGCATCATCAGAAAAAGAGCTTTACAGAGGAATATCATGAATTTATTGAAAAATATAATTTTAAAATGTAGGTTTTAGCTAAAGCCAGATGGAATTTTTATGTATTGTTGAATGGACTAAGGCCCATTCCTATTGAATTTGATAGATAACGTAAAATGATTATAATACATCAATAGGGACGGGCTTTAGCCCGTCTTTTAAATTTTATACCAATCCATTAGCTTTAGCTAAAAAACTTAAAAACGCACTAACACACCATCCATTTTGCCCCTAATTTTTTGTTTAAAATTCACAGATTCTCTACCTTTATCCACTGTTTTGAATGTATATAAAATATGGAACCTATTATTGAAATATTAAAGTCCGGCGGAACAATTCTTTATCCTACAGATACCATTTGGGGAATTGGATGTGATGCCACCAATATAGAAGCTGTCAATAAAATTTTTGACATCAAAAAACGTGAGAAAAACAAATCGATGATCATTCTGGTAGAGTCTGAAAAAAGGCTTCAGGATCTGGTTGATGTCCCTGAAATGGCTTGGGAAATTATTGATTTAAGCGAAAAACCGGTGACCATTGTTTATGAAAACCCTAGAGGGCTGCCTAAAGAATTGCTTGCTGAAGACGGCAGCATCGGAATCAGATTGGTAAAGAATGATTTCTGTAAAAAACTGATCACTAAACTGAATAAACCTTTGGTTTCTACTTCTGCTAATTTCAGCGGCGATAAAAGCCCGTTGAAGTTTTCGGATATTTCCCCGGAAATCATTAGCCTTGTAGATTATGCTGTGGAGGAAGACAGGGATAAAGTTTCAAAATACTCAGGATCTTCCGTCATTAAAATATGGGATGATAACAGGATAAAAGTTCTTAGAGAATAAAAATACGGTAGTAACCTGTTTATTTTTTAGAGTCTTGTCTGTGTATATCGGCAGGATTTCTTTTTTTTAATTCTATCTTTGCAAAATCCAACTCTTAAAATACATGCTATGAATCATCAAGAATTCGCTCAAATGTGGGTAAATGCCTGGAACTCTCATGATTTAGAGGACATCCTTTCCCATTATTCTGACGATATTGAGATTACTACGCCCATGATTGCCATGGCCACCGGAGGAAAAGAAAGTTCTTTAAAGGGAAAAGATGCCGTTCGTGAATACTGGAGAAAGGCTCTGGATAAATTTCCGGATCTGCACTTCAATCTGATCCATTCAACAGAAGGAGTAGGTTCTGTAGCATTATTTTATAAGTCTATCATGGATAAACACGCTGTAGAGGTGATGTTTTTTAATGAAGAGGAAAAAATAAGTAAAATGTACGCTCATTACGACTAATGACCGGCATTGGTAGAAATTGACGCTATTATAAACGATGAAAATTAATCTTACTCAAAATAAGAATTTAAAACTTTTTAAAATAATTTCTGAAGCTGCAGAAAGGAATAATCAGTCTGTATACATTGTTGGTGGATACGTTCGCGATCTCCTGATGAAGAGAAAGGCTTCTACAGATATTGACTTTGTAACTGAACAGAGCGGTATTGAACTGGCTCAAAATGTAGCCCAGGATATTGATCCTAAATTAAAAGTTTCTGTATTTAAAACCTATGGAACAGCCATGATCAAATATAAAGATCTTGAGCTGGAATTTGTAGGTGCCAGAAAGGAAAGCTATACGGAGAACAGCCGAAAGCCTGAAGTAGAAGGCGGAACATTGGAAGATGATCAGAAGAGAAGAGATTTTACCATTAATGCAATGGCCATTTCTTTGAATAAAGATAATTTCGGAGAGCTGATTGATCCATTCAACGGTATTGAAGACCTTGAAAAAGAAATCTTAAGAACTCCTTTGGAACCTGCTCAGACCTATTCTGATGACCCATTGAGAATGATGAGAGCTGTAAGATTTGCATCCACTCTAAGCTTCACTATTGAAGAAAACTCTTTGGAGGCGATTAAGCAGGAAGCAGAAAGAATCAAAATTGTTTCGATGGAAAGAATCATGGTGGAATTCAATAAGATCATGCTTTCTGAGAAACCTTCCGTAGGCTTAAAATTAATGGAACAAACAGGACTTCTAAAGCTTGTTATTCCTGAATTAATCGAATTGAAAGGAATAGAAGAAGTGGAAGGCCAAACTCACAAAGATAATTTCTACCATACTCTTGAAGTAGTAGATAATATTTCTTTGAATACCGATAATCTCTGGCTGCGTTGGGCTGCATTACTTCACGATATAGGAAAAGCCCCTACGAAGAAATTTGTGGAAGGAACAGGATGGACATTCCATGGACATGAATTTTTAGGTTCTAAAATGGTAAAAGCGCTTTTCCAAAGATTAAAATTACCTTTGGGAAGTGATATGAAATATGTTCAGAAGATGGTAAAGCTTTCTTCCAGACCTATTGCCTTGATTACAGATGATGCCTCAGACTCTGCTTTAAGAAGGCTTTTATTTGATGCCGGAGAAGATCTTGAAGATTTATTTACTCTTTGTAAGGCAGATATCACCACCAAAAACTCAAGAAAGCAGGAGAAATTCAAGAAAAACTTTGAATATGTAGCGGTAAAGATCAAAGAAGTAGAAGAAAAAGATCAGGTAAGAAACTTCCAGCCTCCTATTACCGGAGAAGAGATCATGAAGATGTTTAACCTTCAGCCGGGACGTGAAATTGGTATTTTAAAGGAAAAGGTGAAAGAAGCCATTCTTGAAGGTGAAATTCCAAATGAAAAGGAAGAAGCTACAAAGTTTGTTATTGCTGAAGCAGAAAAGTTAGGATTAAAATTAAACTAATTTTCACTCAATAGAAAAAGCCAAGCTGGATATTTTATCCAGCTTTTTTAATGCTATAATAATTTATATAACAAAGCCGGGCGGGTTCTAAGAACCCGCCCGGAAAAAAACACAAATGATGAAAAAATAAAAAATTATATACGCCGAAGTGTATTATACTTTAGTTCCAGTATACTGAATTAGAAGCTATACCTGCTGAAAAAGTTTTAATAATATCTCCAGATGTATTATAAACAACAATCTTACTGTCCTGCTTAAATCCATTTGCATCAGAAGTAAAGATCAGATCTTTTACTACACTGAACCCATAAAGATCAGAATATGGATCAGAGCTACTTGCAACAGTAAATAAAGGTGAAGTAGGCACTGTTCCTAACTTCATATCCATAGTATAAACACTTTTACCTGAGCTGAAATAGAATTTATTGTTCGAGATCTCCAGGTTCTTGGCATCAGCAATTCCTGTTAAGGTAATCGTTTTTATAATATCACCCGTACTTGAGATCTGATAGATATAAGAATCCGTAGTTCCAGCTGCAATAGCATAAACATTCTGATTATTTGAAATGATTTTATTGATATTTCCGTTTACAGAAAAGGTCTTCTGAATCTCATTGGTAGTTGTATTAATAAGTGTAATATTGTTTCCATATCCAAACGAAGCATTCTGTACAAAGATATTATTACCTGCTTCTACGATTCTCTCAACAGTATCTGAAAAAGGAATTTTTTTAATAAGAGAATTGTCTGAAACTTTATAAACACTTACAAATTTATCTCCCTGGTATTTATCATTAGTTACATAAATATTATTGTTTGCAAAAGCCATATAACGAGGCTGATTAAGCCCGGATGTAATTTCACCAGCTGCTTTAAAATTATAACGGTTTACAATCTGAATCTTATTTGAGTTGTTTAATAATAAATAGGCATTGTTACCATTGAAAGCAATCATCTGCAGAACATCTCCTAATTTCCCTCCATTATTGAATGAGAAAATATTATCCTGTTTAAGGCTTAGATCTGAAGTTACAAAAGTTACTTCAGCATTTGGAGTACCATATTTTCCTTCGTTTGCAATCAGAAATCCATTGGCGTAATCAATTCTAGGCTGTAATTCATCACTACTGTCGGTGCTACATGATGCAACACCTAAAAGAAGTACGAAAGCAAAAAGAAGATGTAAAAGTTTGTTTAGTTTCATATGATTTAAAAATTAATTGTTACGTAAATACTATAATTTCTTTTCGGCATTGGATAATCAAATACTGTTTGATACACAATATTTGTAAGATTATTTACCTTAAATCCTAAAGTATTTTTTTTAAAAATATTTGCAGAAACACCTGCATTTAAAATAAAATAAGGATCTAATGCCACAGATCTTTTTTCATCTGCAGTGGTATAAGTGAGTCCATTAACAAGTCCTTGAGCATAGATTTTAAGAAAATCAAATGTATAATCTATAGAACCTGTAGCTTTATGTAAAGGAACATACATCATTTGCTTGTTAGTTTCTTTATTTACAGATTTTGAATAGGTATATCCAGCATTGATCTTTAGACTATGTCTGCCAAAATTTTTATTCCAGGTAATATTGGATTCCAATCCATAAAATTCGGCTTTATAGGTATTAAAAGGAGCCCAATATCCGTAAGATGTAGGAAGCCAGCTAATATAATTTTTAATATCCATATAATATGGGCTGAGAATAATTTTAAAATCTCCAAAATTAAACTCGTGATCCATATCTATATTGGAAGAAGTTTCAGGCTGTAAATCCAAATTGCCTCCAGGTTTCCAATAAAGATCATTAAAAGTAGGATATCTGAAGTTTTTTGAAAAACTGCCGCCTATATGATACCATTTCAAAACGTTCCATTTTCCTGAAAAAGAATACATAACCGGAGAAGAAATATCCTCTACAAAGTCTTTTTTTATTCCGGCTTCAAAGCGTAAATCTTTAAAAGCAAAATACCTTACCATTCCGGCTAAAGAAACTACATTCCGGCTAATATTACCTATATCATAACCTTCAGCTTTATTAACTTGAAACTCTCCGATTGCATTAATATTAATCTTCGGAGTTATGAAATAATTAAAGTCGTTTTTAAATATATAATTCTTTCCCTCAGCCCCAGTTGATTTAAGCAAATAGATATCTGGAAAATACTGGTAATTATCTTCAGTATAAGCAGCCTTTAAACTATTTGAAAAATTAGTTTTATTAATATCCCACGAAATCAGGCTTCGCAAAGTATTAGCTTTATACTTTGTTCTGTTACCATTTTCCTCGTAAATTATATAATGCTGTGAAGCATCAAATATCTGGCTTTGCCACGAAATAGTCTGAGCATCAGTAATTTTATAAGCTGCACCAATATTAAAGGTTGTATTATAGTATCTTCCATTGATATTTTTAAATGGAGTTGTACCCACTACAAATTCCGGCACCTCATAATCATTTGCACTTACAGCATAATTTGCAGAAGTCTTAAAGCTAAATTTTTCATTACTGTAAGAACTTTTAACAAAATTATTATAAGTACCAAAAGAAGCTGCTTCTGAAAATAGAGATCCGTGAAACCCTTTATTAAAATCAAGGATATTGTTCAGGTGAATACTGCCACCAATAGCACCTGAGCCATAAGTAACACTTCCCCCGCCTGCTTTTACTCCAATCTGGTCATATCCGAATAAGGCAATATTGTTGATATCTCCTTGACCCAAAAAATTGGAGTTAATATTAATTCCGTTCCAGACAAAAGCAGTCTGATTAGCTGAAGTTCCTCTAAATGATGGTGAAGAAACAGCACCACGTCCGTTTTCTTTAATATAAATGGAAGATTGAAACCTCAACAGCTCTGAAAGATTACTGGAGTTCTTTTCAACATCTTCAGTATTAATGATTTTCACAGGATGAAACTGTTTCACTTTGTTCATCTGGCTGTCGAAAATATAAATAGTATCAACAGCTTTCTCCTGTGCGGAAAGAAAGCAGCCATAAGATGACAAAAACAGTACTAGAAATCTTTTTATATTCATATCATTCTACTTTTCCTCCGAAAGCAATATGTTTTTTGATTATTATTCTGGCAGGTCTCCTGACTTTCGCTTTCTGTGCCTTCCCGTTTATACAGTGGCTGTGTACAGAAACTTTTATTGCGATTTACAGTTGCGGGGACAGTTTGGGAGTTTCACCCAATTCCCTTTTCATTCCAATATACTGGAAACCAAAATTTTTGCAAAGATAGTTTTTTAAATGTATTAGGCAAAAAATGAATTTTATGACTCAAAAAACCAAACCAGACCCTACTGGAAAATAGTTTCACAACCCTCATTACTTTGGTAAAATAAAAAACATTCCGGGAAGGAATGTTTTTTCTATATATGTTATTCAGCTTATTTACCCATAACTTCAGTAATTGGATTTCCAACATTTCCGCTTGGAAACTGGATTTTCAGTAATGAAGAAACCGTAGGCGCAATATCTGTCATGTGATAAGGCTTATTGCTTTCTCCCTGCTGAACTCCCCACCCCATAAAGATTAATGGGATATGTGAGTCATAAGAATTCCAAACACTGTGTGTAGTTCCTGTTTTAGAATATGGCGGCAGCATAGAATCATGAGATATCAATTGAATATCTCCGCTTCTCTGTCTGTTGATTCCGTTAATAATTCTTTGTTTAATTGGCTCAGGAATACTTGATTCAGCAACTTTATCTACAGAAACCGCATATAAAACAGTAGGATCTTTTTCCAGTTCTTTAACAGCAAAGTTTCTTACATCATCCAATTCAAGTTTACTGTCGGCCAACACTTTTCTGTCGAAATAAATCTGATAGTTATCAATCGCGTTGATTAATTTATCAGCCCCGAATTTATCTTTCAGTTTTTGATTAAGATTCTTTTCAGCATCTTCTCCAAAGAAACCTGTCGGAATTTTGTGCTCTTTTAAGAATCCTACAGAGTGTGCGCCACCGTGGTCTGCAGAAAGGAAAACGGTATACTCACCTTTACCAACCTTTGAATCCAGATAATTGAAAAATTGTGCTAAATCCTGATCTAATCTGATATAAACATCTTCTACTTCAATAGAGTTCGGGCCAAATTTATGCCCTGCATAATCCGTAGAAGCTAAATTGATTGCTAAAAAGTCTGTAATATTATCACCTCCCAATTTTTCTCCTTCCACAGAAGCTTCAGCCAACTTTAATGTGAGTGTATTTCCGAAAGGAGTATAGCGGATGTTGTCTTTTTTTGTCTGATAATCTTTTGCAAGATCATTGTAAGGGAATGTAGGTGTTTTGGCGCTTCCTAATAATCCTTCCCAAGGAGAATTGTCTGGTGCACTTTCTGTATATTGGCTGATCGGAAGTAAAGTATTCCAGCCGTTAGCAACCAGTTTTTCCGGTAAATTCTGAGAATTGAATGATTTTACCCATTGAGGAAGACCATTCATATACCATGTACTTGTGATAAAGTTTCCTGTACTGTCATCAAACCAGAAAGCTCCGTTTGGCGTATGGCCTGCAGGAAGAATAGAAGCTCTGTCTTTTAAAGAAACCCCGATTACTTTCCCCTGGAAATTTGTTGCCAGTCTCAATTCGTCCGTTACCGTTGTAGACCAAAGGTTTTTCGGAGAGTGGCTTCCCGTTTTTGTATTGGTTGTTCCTACTGGTTGAACACTGTCATCAGCAGTACAATATACGCCTTTACCTGTTTCTTTATCTGTCCAGTCGTTTCCGGCAATCCCGTGAATGGCAGGTACCGATCCTGTATAAATACAAGTATGCCCCAAAGCAGTAATGGTAGGAACATAAGGAATATGTACATTATTTAAAGAATATCCTGTATTCAAAAGTCTTTTGAAACCGTCATTTCCATATTTGTTGTAAAAACGGTATAAATAATCCCAACGCATCTGGTCTACTACCAGACCTACAACCAATTTAGGTCTTTCTAATTGAGAATTTCTGTTCTTCTGCGCATTGATTGTAACTACGGACAAAAAAGTAGCTGCCGCAATTGAAATGTTCCTAAGCATCCAAGTAAAATTTTATTGCTCACAAATTTAGGGGTTTTGAATGTTTTAGAACATGAATTTTTATTTAAATTTGATCTTTATTCAACTCTCAACATAATTCACCATGATTTTAGGAGTCTACTGGTACTTTAAATTTCCTGAAAATTTATATCATTTCAAGTTTTTTAAATTTTTCGA
Coding sequences:
- the tnpA gene encoding IS200/IS605 family transposase, producing MSFIKIYVHLVFSTRNRTPYLNTFDLRIKIWKHIKEYASEKGIFLDMINGYSDHCHCLISLGSNQNIEKVVQLLKGESSYWINKHHLTKDKFSWQDEYFAVSVSETKLDAVRNYIKNQEKHHQKKSFTEEYHEFIEKYNFKM
- a CDS encoding L-threonylcarbamoyladenylate synthase, whose product is MEPIIEILKSGGTILYPTDTIWGIGCDATNIEAVNKIFDIKKREKNKSMIILVESEKRLQDLVDVPEMAWEIIDLSEKPVTIVYENPRGLPKELLAEDGSIGIRLVKNDFCKKLITKLNKPLVSTSANFSGDKSPLKFSDISPEIISLVDYAVEEDRDKVSKYSGSSVIKIWDDNRIKVLRE
- a CDS encoding DinB family protein: MTDFQKYIQRYLDKIPSGDWLAELKISEEKTIGIYSNLTEEQSKFAYAEGKWTLKELLLHLSDTERVFQYRILALARGDKNNLPGFDENEYAARSFANERSLESLLEEYKLVRKSSQILLETMNPIALQNIGTANGNEISAETIGKLIIGHNYHHLNIIEERYLSKLGWM
- the pafA gene encoding alkaline phosphatase PafA, with the translated sequence MLRNISIAAATFLSVVTINAQKNRNSQLERPKLVVGLVVDQMRWDYLYRFYNKYGNDGFKRLLNTGYSLNNVHIPYVPTITALGHTCIYTGSVPAIHGIAGNDWTDKETGKGVYCTADDSVQPVGTTNTKTGSHSPKNLWSTTVTDELRLATNFQGKVIGVSLKDRASILPAGHTPNGAFWFDDSTGNFITSTWYMNGLPQWVKSFNSQNLPEKLVANGWNTLLPISQYTESAPDNSPWEGLLGSAKTPTFPYNDLAKDYQTKKDNIRYTPFGNTLTLKLAEASVEGEKLGGDNITDFLAINLASTDYAGHKFGPNSIEVEDVYIRLDQDLAQFFNYLDSKVGKGEYTVFLSADHGGAHSVGFLKEHKIPTGFFGEDAEKNLNQKLKDKFGADKLINAIDNYQIYFDRKVLADSKLELDDVRNFAVKELEKDPTVLYAVSVDKVAESSIPEPIKQRIINGINRQRSGDIQLISHDSMLPPYSKTGTTHSVWNSYDSHIPLIFMGWGVQQGESNKPYHMTDIAPTVSSLLKIQFPSGNVGNPITEVMGK
- a CDS encoding TonB-dependent receptor plug domain-containing protein, whose amino-acid sequence is MNIKRFLVLFLSSYGCFLSAQEKAVDTIYIFDSQMNKVKQFHPVKIINTEDVEKNSSNLSELLRFQSSIYIKENGRGAVSSPSFRGTSANQTAFVWNGININSNFLGQGDINNIALFGYDQIGVKAGGGSVTYGSGAIGGSIHLNNILDFNKGFHGSLFSEAASFGTYNNFVKSSYSNEKFSFKTSANYAVSANDYEVPEFVVGTTPFKNINGRYYNTTFNIGAAYKITDAQTISWQSQIFDASQHYIIYEENGNRTKYKANTLRSLISWDINKTNFSNSLKAAYTEDNYQYFPDIYLLKSTGAEGKNYIFKNDFNYFITPKININAIGEFQVNKAEGYDIGNISRNVVSLAGMVRYFAFKDLRFEAGIKKDFVEDISSPVMYSFSGKWNVLKWYHIGGSFSKNFRYPTFNDLYWKPGGNLDLQPETSSNIDMDHEFNFGDFKIILSPYYMDIKNYISWLPTSYGYWAPFNTYKAEFYGLESNITWNKNFGRHSLKINAGYTYSKSVNKETNKQMMYVPLHKATGSIDYTFDFLKIYAQGLVNGLTYTTADEKRSVALDPYFILNAGVSANIFKKNTLGFKVNNLTNIVYQTVFDYPMPKRNYSIYVTINF
- a CDS encoding CCA tRNA nucleotidyltransferase, translated to MKINLTQNKNLKLFKIISEAAERNNQSVYIVGGYVRDLLMKRKASTDIDFVTEQSGIELAQNVAQDIDPKLKVSVFKTYGTAMIKYKDLELEFVGARKESYTENSRKPEVEGGTLEDDQKRRDFTINAMAISLNKDNFGELIDPFNGIEDLEKEILRTPLEPAQTYSDDPLRMMRAVRFASTLSFTIEENSLEAIKQEAERIKIVSMERIMVEFNKIMLSEKPSVGLKLMEQTGLLKLVIPELIELKGIEEVEGQTHKDNFYHTLEVVDNISLNTDNLWLRWAALLHDIGKAPTKKFVEGTGWTFHGHEFLGSKMVKALFQRLKLPLGSDMKYVQKMVKLSSRPIALITDDASDSALRRLLFDAGEDLEDLFTLCKADITTKNSRKQEKFKKNFEYVAVKIKEVEEKDQVRNFQPPITGEEIMKMFNLQPGREIGILKEKVKEAILEGEIPNEKEEATKFVIAEAEKLGLKLN
- a CDS encoding GNAT family N-acetyltransferase translates to MKNTRKAVIEDLSQLAELFDQYRIFYHKTSDIPAATDFLQERIENKDSEIFVTEENGILTGFVQLYPIFSSTRMQRYWLLNDLYVNANHRGKGYSKELIEKAKELCQSSNACGILLETGKSNDVGNQLYPSCGFKLYDSVNFYEWSNS
- a CDS encoding DUF5074 domain-containing protein, whose product is MKLNKLLHLLFAFVLLLGVASCSTDSSDELQPRIDYANGFLIANEGKYGTPNAEVTFVTSDLSLKQDNIFSFNNGGKLGDVLQMIAFNGNNAYLLLNNSNKIQIVNRYNFKAAGEITSGLNQPRYMAFANNNIYVTNDKYQGDKFVSVYKVSDNSLIKKIPFSDTVERIVEAGNNIFVQNASFGYGNNITLINTTTNEIQKTFSVNGNINKIISNNQNVYAIAAGTTDSYIYQISSTGDIIKTITLTGIADAKNLEISNNKFYFSSGKSVYTMDMKLGTVPTSPLFTVASSSDPYSDLYGFSVVKDLIFTSDANGFKQDSKIVVYNTSGDIIKTFSAGIASNSVYWN
- a CDS encoding cystathionine gamma-synthase, with the protein product MNFNTKVIHGGQHHESATGSVNVPVFLTSTFAQKSPGVHSGYEYSRAANPTRQALEDSLASIENGARGLAFGSGLAAIDCVLKLLNPGDEVIAVDDLYGGTYRMFTRLFEKYQLKFTFVNFDDVSKIADVITDKTKLIWVETPTNPLMKLVDIKAVVEVAKGKDILVAVDNTFATPYIQRPIDLGADIVMHSATKYLGGHSDVIAGALIAKDAELGEKLHFIQFASGGILGPHDSYLVLRGIKTLALRIQRHSDNGLAVAKYLETHPAVDKVIYPGLESHPQYELAKSQMKESGGMVSFTFKSGKKEDAIKFLEKVRVFTLAESLGGVESLANHPALMTHASIPAEKRAELGITDDLVRLSVGIEDADDLIADLEKAFS
- a CDS encoding nuclear transport factor 2 family protein — protein: MNHQEFAQMWVNAWNSHDLEDILSHYSDDIEITTPMIAMATGGKESSLKGKDAVREYWRKALDKFPDLHFNLIHSTEGVGSVALFYKSIMDKHAVEVMFFNEEEKISKMYAHYD